Part of the Pedobacter roseus genome is shown below.
TCGGCGGCATTTCAACTTATTTTTAATACATGGCAGCCCGAAATTTTTGTAGATACACACACCAGTAATGGTGCCGATTATCAATATGTGATGACGCTTATTCCGACGCAAAAGGATAAGTTGAACCCTATACTTGCTGGCTATTTAACCAAAACCCTTGTACCTGATCTTTACGGAGACATGGACAAAGCAGGTTATCCGATGATTCCTTATGTAAACTCGATCGGCGAAACCCCGGAAACCGGAATAACCGGATTTATTGATCCTCCGCGTTACTCAACAGGTTATACCACACTTCATAATACCATTGGCTTTATGCCTGAAACGCACATGCTAAAATCGTATGATTTGCGTGTGGATGCCACTTATAAACTTCTGGAAAGCTACATCAGGATTGTTGAACGAGATGCCAAAATTATCGGCGAGAATAAAAGTAAAGCCGATGAAGCTGTTGCTGCGCAAAAGGAATTTCCTTTAGAATGGAAATTAAATAAAACAGAAGTAAACGATTTAACCTTTAAAGGTTTTGAGGCCGGACAAAAACCCAGTACAGTAAGCGGTGCCGACCGTTTATATTACGACCGTAGCAAGCCTTACACCAAAACCATAAAAGAATGGAATAAATTCGAGCCAGCAGTTTCTGTTCAGAAACCGGTTGCTTATATTATTCCAAAAGCCTGGGACCGTGTAATTGCCCTGCTTAAACTGAACAATGTTAAAATCAGCGAATTAAAAGCCGATCAGAAAATTGTGGTAGAAAGTTATTATATCGGAGATTTTAAAACAGGCACAAGACCTTACGAAGGACATTACCTGCATTCGGCCGTAAAATTGAATACCGTAAAACAGAACCTCCAGTATTATGCCGGCGACTTTGTGGTGTACACTAACCAGCCTGTTAACCGTTATATTATAGAAACACTGGAACCTCAGGCCACCGATTCTTATTTCAACTGGAATTTTTTCGATTCTATTCTGGATATGAAAGAGCATTATTCGGCTTATGTATTTGAAGATACCGCAACAGAACTGCTCAAAAACAACCCGGAACTGAAAAGTAAACTGGAAGCTAAAAAGTCATCTGATCCTGAATTTGCAAAGAATGGTGCTGCACAACTTGATTTTGTGTATAAAAATTCTGATTATTACGAAAAAACACATAACAGATATCCGGTTGCCCGTTTGGTTACAGACGTAAAACTTGATTTAAAATAGCACTAATGGAATACTTCAATATCGCACCAGTTGCATCCTTAATCTTCGTTTTTACCATTATTACCAGTCTTTACGCTTTCTACGATCATTCGATTTATGGAAAGTTTATGCTGCATCCGTATAGCGTATCAAGAGGCCACAAGGTTTGGACAGTGATAACAAGCGGACTAATACATGCCGATTGGATGCACCTTTTCTTCAACATGTTTACTTTCGTTGCATTTGCTTTTACTTTAGAACGGCTAATGGGCAGTTTCTTGTTCGGTTTGCTTTACATTTTGGCGCTCATCCTCAGTGATGTACCAACGATATTTAAATACAAGGAAAATTTTAATTACAATAGTTTAGGTGCATCAGGAGCAATTAGTGCTGTACTTTTCAGCTTTATTTTGTTTAGTCCGAAAAGTGGAATAAGAATACTTTTCATCCCATTCGATATTCCTGCCTATATTTTCGGAATACTATATCTTGTATACTGCTACTACGCCTCTAGAAACTCCAGAGATGGCATCAACCACGATGCACACTTTTTCGGAGCGCTAACCGGATTGATTTTTACCATTATTTTCGTTCCGGGTATTTTACAGAATTTTATTGCCATGTTTTAACAGGCGGGAGGTAATATCAATTGGGAAGAATCGTCATTCCCGTGAAAACGGGAATCCTAATGCAACATACAATAACATTTTTCGGTTTAAGATTCCCAATCAAGTTAAGAATGACGGATTCCAAAAAATCGGGCGTCATTGCGAGGAGGAACGACGAAGCAATCTTTCCAAGTTGCGATAAAGATTGCTTCAGCCAATGAAAAATCGGCTTCGCAATGACGACATCCTTAGAAAAATCTATGATTTAAACTCCTCTGTTTTTACAAAAAAACTGACCTCTGGGAATGATGGTACGCAAAAAACTACCCCGCTGTAGGCAAATAAGGTTTCTCAAAGAAACTCATCGGCTCATCAGGATTTTTAATAATCTCGAAAACCACATATCCCCAGGGTTTCCAGAAATTCTCCAGTACCTGCGCATAAATTTTATTTTGCCAAACATCAAAAAGCGGTTTGGTCATGTTGCCACGTAGAGGCATTGCTTCAATATAAATAGTCCCTTCAACAGGCATAAACGTATATTCGGGTAAACGGTTAAAAAGGTAGGCCGAATAATAAAAACGGGCACTTAGTTCCTCAAACTGTTCTGCAGTTAAAGATTTACCTTTTACTTCGCTGATAATGTCCTGATGATAACGTTTATTGGTGCCATTATCCTGCAGGCAGGCGATAATGCCAAAATCCTTCATTTTTAGTGAGAAAGTCAGCGTATTAATTTCATCGCGAAAGCTAAATGGCGTTTCTCCATTTTCTAACTTTACTATCGTGATAGACCATGGCGAGAAATCTTCAAACTCCAAACTGGTGTACAGGTTCTGCATCATGAAATTCAGGTTGGCAAATTTCATCATTAACGATTGCGACATATTCAAACCATCAGCGGTCATTTCTTTGCGCAAAGCCGAATGCATTTCGATGTATACAAAACCATATAAGAACTTACCGATCCAGTTAAAAAGATCCAGTTCGGGCAGTGTAGAAACCGCATCATAACCCTTTGCAAATGCCGCTTCGATCTTATCTTCCAGGGGATTTAAAAACTGCTCATTTACCTCGCTGTTTACCGGAATCACCAGGGTGTTGTATGAACGGATGCTTTCATCCAAAAACTGGATCTGCTCTTCGCCGCTTAAACCCGCCTGCTCCAACAACCATTTCGGGAGTAAAGGCACCTGAATAACTGGTGAATTAAAGGTTTTTCCGCTTAAAAAGCAGGTTTTATATAAAAAATCGAAATTCTGGAAAGGATTGTATAAGCCGGTATTCATCACTGCAATATTAGCCATTATATTTTTAGGGCTAAGCAACGATGTTTTATTTTAACGCAGGGATTACAACCTCACCCTATTTACGTGAATGGTATTGCAATGTCCAATGTCTCCCTCTCCTTCAGGAGAGGGACGTTACTGCAGCAAGTGAAACCACATTCGCTAATAGGGTGAGGTGGTTAGTAATTATTATAATAATACCCAATATCATCTACCAACTGGTTATAAATCGGCTTGGTAAATTCTAAAAACAATGCACTTGGCGGTGGAGGCAATTGTTCTTTTCTTCTGGTGATGGCCAATTGCTGGTTACTTAAAGCCCTGTCATCGCCTTTATAACTGGCCCAGCTATCCCTCCAAATATAAGTACCAGGAAATTTCTGCTGGCGTACCAGTTTTCTTGTTTTCCAATCGGTAATGCTCATATCCAGTAAGCCTGAAGAGGAAATGTTCTTTTCAAAAATGCTTAAGGTGGCTTTTACCGTACCATAAACCGGTTTTTTATCACGGGTTTCACCGATCACTACGCTATCCCGTTTTAGTTTTTCAACCCTTTCCTTTACATAAGTCTGTCCAACTACAAAATCATCGAAGTTCAAACTTAGTACCTGATCGGGAACAACTTTTTGACTGGTAGCCTGTTCTTCCCCGTAAAAAATCACAAACTTATTTCTCGAGTATTTTGCGATATACTGATCGATCTGCTGTTGAAAATAATCAGCGCTTAATTTGTACATGCCACTGTTTACGATAATTGGCTGCACCACAACCCTTGTTACTGCTGCCCAATAAGCATCTTCCATTTTGGCTTTGGCATCTTTATAGTTAGGCTGAAGATTTAGTGTTTTCTCAAACTCGTAATATGCTTTTTTAGCTGCCTGACGGTTGTTTTCCCTTAAAAAGCCTAAACCAGAGCTATACCTCGCGCCAGCAGCATTATATTTACTATCAGCCAGTTCGGCAATGTACTTTGAAGGATTTGGAACAATGGCCAAACAGGCCGGACAGCTATTGATATCATCTGCCAGTTGATTTATTTTTTGATAATCGTACATCACCGATTCCCATCTGAATAAATCGTTCGACATTTTGGCTTCTTCAATTTTCCGCAAATGATCCTGCAAAGCCAGTCCGTATGCGGTTTTCAACACTTCCATTGCCTCGCTGTTTTTTGGCGAATTTTGCAACCTGCTTACCGATTTTTCAACCGAAGCATCATAATCACCTTTTTGCAAGGCTTTTTTCCCTGTGGTACATCCTCCAATAATTATTAAGGATAAATAAATAAAATACCGTAATCTTGAAATGTTTTTCATGGCAGGAATATTTGCGTTAATAAACAAAGATAATTTGTAAGACGACAATTACCTCATTTATTTAGAAGACGATTGATAATGAAAATTAGTTGCAAGCAATTTGAATTAGCGTTAAAACATCCTTTTTCAATTTCGAAATTTACCCGAACCAGTACACCTTTAATGTTATTAAAGATTGAACATGAAGGCGTTGCGGGTTATGGCGAAGCCTCTATGGTGCCATATATGGGCGAAAGCTATGAAAGTGCGAACAGTTTTCTTAAACTGGTAAACTGGGATAAAATCCAGTTCCCATTCAACTTTGAAGAAATTATCGCTTATTTAGATAGCCTTGCTCCTGGTCAACCGGCCATTAAAGCAGCCATTGATATTGCGCTTAATGACATTCAGGGCAAGCTTTTAAATAAACCCTGTTACAAAATTTATGGTGCCGATCCGGCAAAAATGCCAGTAACCTCTTATACTATCGGGATTGATACACCGGAAGTAATCCGCGAAAAACTGAAAGATGCCGAAGCATTTAAAGTGATCAAAGTGAAGCTGGGCAGGGATAACGACCAGGAAATTATTGAAACCATCCGCAGCATGACGAGCGTACCGCTTTATGTGGATGCAAACCAGGGCTGGACCGATAAAATAAAAGCAATCGATTTAATTTATTGGCTGCATAACCAAGGCGTGGTATTAATTGAGCAGCCCATGGATAAAAGCAACCTGGATGGAAATGCCTGGTTAACCGAACGTAGTCCGATTCCCTTACTGGCAGATGAAGCGGTGCAGCGTTTAGCAGATATGGATAAATTAAGAGGCGCTTACCACGGCATTAATGTAAAGCTGATGAAAAGCTGTGGCATGTACGAAGGTCACCAGATGATTTTAAAAGCCCGATCTTTTGGCATGAAAGTGCTGATTGGCTGCATGAGTGAAACCAGCTGCGCAACTTTAGCCGCAGCAGCTTTAGCGCCATTATGTAATTGGGCTGATTTAGACGGACCCTGGCTCACTAAAAATAATCCATTTACCGATCCGGCTTTTGAGAACGGAAAATATATCCTCAAAAATTTACCCGGTTTAGGACTGGAAGGTATTACTTCGGATCTTTTTCTTTAAAGCTTTTTCTAAGCTCTTTAGTTAACTGATACTTAAAATAAAATAAACAGCAGGCCACGCCAACTAAAAATGCGGCGGGAATATATTTATGATTATTATAACACCAAACCAATCCAAAAATAGAAAGGATAATGGCCAGGTTATAGAAGATATTTAAAGCAAATTTTTTACCCACAATAGAAGGATTGAATGATAGAATGAGTGAAGAATTAAATGATAGAATGAATGAGTTTTGAATGAGTGAATGAGATTAGCTTAAACTAATTCATTCATCCTCTCATTCAAAATTCAATAATTATTTTAATATACCTGCATATTCGGATCAAAAGCTTCTTGCCAGGCTAAAATGCCGCCTTTTAAATTATAAAGATTGTCAAATCCGTATTGTTGCTCTAACTGCATTACAGCTGCTGCGCTTCTTTTTCCGCTACGGCACTGAATAATTACCGGTTTATCTTTAGCAACCTTGTCGGCCTCGATTAAAATCCCTCCTAAAGGAATATTTTCCCCGTCAAGATTGGAAACTTCATATTCGAACGTTTCGCGGACATCAATTAACTGAAAATCTTCTTTGTTATCGATTTTCTCTTTTAGTTCTTGTACCGATATTTCTTTCATTTTATTAAATGTATTTATGCAAATATAGGAAAATCAGCTTTACACTCCCCATCAAAAAAATGCCATAAAATTTTGCGCAAAACTGTAACAACTGAAACCCTTAGGCGTTTAAATATAAATAGTTACAAATGGACAACCTGAACCGTTTCTTTTGGTTTTGCTCTGGTGCGCACATCCCAACGCTGGAAAAATACCCTTCGGAACAAAATAAATATACCGGCATTGGTGCCACAATCTTCTTCACGGGTTTATTTGCCGCACTTTCTGGCGGTTATGCCATGTATTTTGTATTTAAAGGTGCCGATCTGGCCGTAATTTTCGCCATTGTTTTTGGCTTTTTATGGGGTGCAGCCATCTTTAATATGGACCGTTACATCGTTTCGAGTATCAATAAAAGTGCAAGCACCAATAAACAGTTGCTACAGGCTACACCACGTATTTTACTGGCCATTATGATCGGTATGGTAATATCGCGGCCAATCGAGCTGAAAATCTTCGATAAAGAAATCAAAGAACGTTTAAAAGTAAGTTACCTGAATGGGCAGCGCGCTAAAATTGATACCTTAAACAAAGCTTTCGAGAAGAAATACCAGGTAGAATTTGGCAGGTTAAACCTACAGAAAGCGACCAGAGATTCGCTCGAAAAAGGCATTAAAGCCGACAGACAAAAGCTGAATTTTGAGATTTTTGGCAATAAAACCACCGAAACATCAGGGGTAATGGGTTATGGACCTTATGCCAAACGTAAAGAAGCCGAAATTACACAGCGTACAACCGAGCTTGATTCGTTAAAAGCTGCCATCAATAAATCAGAAAGTTTTGTTGATAAGCGCAAAGAGTTTGATGGTTTGTTTACCGAAAAACTATATACTAAGAAACAGTTAGATAGCTTATCGGATATTGCAGGTTTTGCCGACCGCAACTGGGCTTTAGGTCAGCTTAAATTTAATGTAGATGGCACCAGCGATAACAATACGGCCATTGCAGTTACTTTTATCGGGCTACTGTTTATTTTCTTCGAATGTTTGCCGGTGTTTGTAAAACTAATGAGTGCCCGCGGACCTTATGATTACGCCATATCGGATGGTGATGAGGTGGCGATCTATCACTCTAAAAAGGACAAGGATTTTCATTTCGAAGTAGCTGATAATATTCACGAAACCAGGGTCGATTCCGAATCAACCAAGAAAAAAGAAATTATAAAAGGAAAAGCTTACCGCGATCTGGAGAAATACGATTGGGACGGGGAGTAGATGGAAGATGGATAATGTAAGAGGGATGAGGTAGCGAATGATCCATAATTAAACAGTTCATGGTTAGATGGATCATAGATCATGGCCAAAAGCAATACACAATAAACCATTAGCTATTAACCATGAGCAATCATAACATGAACAAAAAAACCATCAAACCATTAACCAATAAATCATCACTAAAAATCGCAGAACTATCAGTCAAAAACCTTAATTTTCCCTAAATTCACCCTCTATAACTTATTATATGAAGAAAATATTCCTCTTTACCCTTGTCGGGATGGCAAGTTTGCAGCTTAAAGCGCAAAACATTGATAAAATCATCACCCGTGAATACACCGATCACCTGATTAAAACTTTAAGTGCAGATGATATGCAGGGGCGTGCAACATTTACCCCAGGCATTGATAAAGCAGCGACATTTATTGAATCAGAATTTAAAAAAATCGGTCTGCAGCCCTTAACAGGTGAAAAAACATTCCGCCAGACTTTTAATAAATACCAGGTTGCCAATCAAAGTACCAGTGTTAAAATAGATGGGCAAGAAATTGCACCAGAAAATTTAATTGTTTCGGGCGTAACTGCGGAAAGTGTTACACTTGATAAATCGAATACCATCGTTGTTAAATTAGATCCTGAGAAACCTTTTGTAGCTCAATTAAGAACAATGATGGGTGCCGGGAAGAATCAGATTGTATTGGTAGACAGCAAATTTGCTGATCTTTTTAACCGTTACAGAAGTTATTTCGGTAAACCCGCAACTGTTGATGAAAAAGATGTAAGGGCAACCACAAGTGCTGTACAGGTTTTTGTTTTAGGTAAAGATGCCGCAACAGATTTTTCGGCTACTTTTAAAAGCAAGGTAACTCAAATGCCCTTGTTCAATGTGGCTGGTGTAATTCCAGGTAAATCTAAAGCCAAAGAAATTGTGGTTTTCTCTGGTCACTATGATCATTTAGGTTTCTTAAAACCTGTAGAAGGCGACAGTATTGCTAACGGCGCCGATGATGATGCATCGGGTACTACAGCGATGATTGCACTGGCAAAATATTACAAAGCACAAAAAAATAACGAGCGTACTCTGATCTTCGTTGCTTTTACAGCAGAAGAAATTGGTGGTTTTGGCGCAAGGTATTTCTCAGAAAAATTAAATCCTGATGATGTTGTGGCTATGTTTAATATCGAAATGATCGGTAAAGACTCTAAATTTGGCAAAAACACAGCCTTTATTACTGGTTACGAAAGATCTGATTTCGGAAAGATATTACAGAAAAACCTGGCTGGAACCGAATTTACTTTCCACCCGGATCCATATCCAGATCAGAACTTATTTTATAGAAGCGACAATGCTACTTTAGCGGCTTTAGGTGTTCCTGCACACACCATCAGTACCGATAAAATCGATATCGATAAATTGTACCACAGTGTGAAAGACGAATACAGTTCATTGGACGTTGAAAATATTCTTTCTACCATTAAAGCCATTGCTAAAAGCGCTGTTACCATCGTAAACGGGGCTGATACACCAACCAGGATTCCGAAGTTGAAGCAATAAAAGGGGCAGTTATAAAACGGTCGTCATTCCCGCGCAGGCGGGAATCGTAATGCAGTAAGCTTTAAGATTCCCAATCGAGTTGGGAATGACGAGCCGCCAAATACAATATTATAAAAAATGGCCAGTGAAAAATCACTGGCCATTGCTATTTATAAACCTTCGTAAGCAGATTACTTGCTCAGGTACATCGATTTGTCTTTGTAAAGCTTGCGGAAATAAGGATCTTCCAAATCTTTAATGAAACGGATCGCCTCACCTGTAGATTTCATTTCAGGACCTAATTCTTTCGCTACTTCAGGGAATTTCTCGTAAGAGAAAACCGGTTCTTTAATCGCATAACCTTTTAGCTTGCGCACGATTGTGAAATCTTTCAGTTTTGCTACGCCTAACATGATTTTAGCCGCGATATTGATATAAGGTACATCGTAAGCTTTTGCAATGAACGGAACCGTACGTGATGCCCTTGGGTTGGCTTCGATTACATACACCTTCTCATCTTTAATGGCAAACTGGATATTTAACAATCCGCGTACATCTAAAGCTTTTGCAATTTTGATCGAGTACTCTTCCATCGCCTTAGTTACCGTTTCTGGTAAGCTAAAGGTTGGCAATACTGCGAACGAATCTCCTGAGTGGATACCTGCAGGCTCAATGTGTTCCATCATACCTACAATGTGAACATCGTCACCATCAGAAATTGAATCAGATTCTGCTTCTTCTGCTCTATCTAAAAAGTGGTCGATCAATACGCGGTTGCCCGGTAAATCGCCCAGTAATTTTACTACTGCTTTTTCAAGGTCTTCATCGTTGATTACAATGCTCATCCCTTGTCCGCCCAATACGTAACTCGGACGAACCAATACCGGATAACCTACCTCGTTTGCTACAACGATTGCTTCTTCAGCGTTTTCTGCAACTCCATATTTTGGATAAGGAATATCTAATTCTTTCAACAGGTCAGAGAAACGTCCACGGTCTTCAGCGATGTCCATGTTCTCGAAAGATGTTCCGATAATTTTGATTCCTTTTTCGGTTAATTTTTCAGCCATTTTCAAGGCGGTTTGTCCACCTAACTGAACGATTACACCTTCTGGTTTCTCCAGCTCGATAATTTCGCGCACATGTTCCCAAAACACCGGCTCGAAGTATAACTTATCGGCCATGTTAAAGTCTGTAGAAACTGTTTCAGGATTACAGTTGATCATGATCGCTTCGAAACCCGATTCTTTTGCGGCCAATAAACCGTGTACACAAGAGTAATCGAATTCAATACCCTGACCAATACGGTTAGGACCAGAACCCAATACAATTACTTTTTTCTTGTCTGATGGTTTCGACTCGTTCTCTTCTTCGAAAGTAGAGTAGTAGTATGGTGTTTTAGCCGGAAACTCTGCTGCGCAGGTATCAACCATTTTATACACCCTGTTAATGCCTAAAGCCTTACGGCGATCGTACACTTCATCCTCGGTAACGTTCCCTAACAACCAGGCAATCTGAATATCAGAGAAACCTTTTTGTTTAAGCGTTACGAAGAAATCCTGAGGGATGTTATTTAAAGAGTATCTTTTTAATTCAGTTTCAAGCAATACAAGCTCCTGAATCTGGTTTAAGAACCATTTATCTATTTTGGTTACCTTACGGATCGACTCCAAAGGCACACCCATTACCATGGCATCTTTTATTAAGAACAAACGGTTCCATGAAGCATGCTCCAAACCATCCATAATTTCTTCAATATTGCGAACCTGTCTGCCATCTGCACCTAAACCTGCACGGTTAATCTCTAAACTCTGACAAGCTTTTTGTAGCGCTTCAATGAAAGTACGACCGATGGCCATTACCTCACCAACAGATTTCATCTGTAAGCCAAGTTCTTTGTTCGCACCTTTAAATTTATCGAAGTTCCAACGTGGTACTTTAACGATCACATAATCTAAAGTAGGCTCGAAATAGGCTGAAGTGGTTTTGGTAATCTGGTTTTCAATTTCATCCAGGTTATAACCGATAGCTAGTTTAGCCGCAATTTTTGCAATTGGATAACCGGTTGCCTTACTTGCCAATGCTGATGAACGCGATACACGCGGGTTAATTTCGATGGCGATAATCTCGTCATTTGCAGGGTTAACTGAGAACTGAACGTTACAGCCACCTGCAAAATTACCAATTGCACGCATCATTTTAATCGCCTGGTTACGCATTTCCTGGTAGCAACGATCAGATAAGGTCATTGCAGGTGCAACGGTAATCGAATCTCCCGTATGGATACCCATCGGGTCAAAGTTTTCGATCGAACAAATAATGATTACGTTATCGTTGCTATCTCTTAACAACTCCAGCTCATATTCTTTCCAGCCTAAAACTGCTTTCTCTACCAATACTTCGTGTGTTGGCGAAGCCTCTAAACCGCGTTTTAACGCCGCATCGAATTCTTCTTTCTTGTGCACAAAACCACCACCAGAACCACCTAAGGTATATGATGGGCGGATAACCAATGGATAGCCGATTTCTTGTGCGGCTTCTTTACCTTCTAAAAATGAGTTGGCAATTTTCGATTCTGCAACACCTACACCGATATCAACCATTAACTGGCGGAAAGCTTCACGGTTTTCTGTTTTTTCGATCGCAGCAACATCTACACCAACTACTTTAACACCGTATTTTTCCCAAACACCACGTTCTTCTGCTTCTTTACAAAGGTTTAGTGCAGTTTGCCCTCCCATTGTAGGAAGTACCGCATCAATTCTAGGTAAATCTGCAGAGTCGATGTGCTCTTGTAAAATAACCTCTATTGAATCAACAGTTAACGGGCGCAGGTAAACATGGTCACCAATAACCTTATCCGTCATGATGGTAGCCGGATTGGAGTTGATAATGGAAACGGTAATCCCTTCTTCTTTTAAAGAAAGGGCCGCTTGCGAACCCGAGTAATCAAATTCACAGGCTTGGCCAATGATAATTGGTCCAGATCCTATAATCAGTACTGAGCGGATGGAAGTGTCTTTAGGCATGATAAAGCTTAAACAATAATTAAAATTCTAAAGTATTTGGGTATTTTAAATACCCTGAAAGCAACGAGATTTTGTGCTTGTAAGAAGAAAAATCCCAACTGTTCTGTCGGGATGCAAAGATACATCTTTAGAGGGATTTTAAGCTGATTTTTTTAAAATAAAAAAGAGGATTTATTGAACCCCCTTTTTAGATTTTTCTTTTGTAAAATTCACTACTGTTGCAATTTAATTTCGCCTAAATCGGTAGTGGCACTATCTTTTACGGCAACCTTTTCTATCACAGTATCTTTATACGGCGCATTGGCTTTTATAACTACATTATAAACGCCTTGTTTAAGGTTGGTAAAAGTAAAAACGCCCTGATTTACTTCAGCTCTAAGCGTGTCTGTTGCAGCTACAAGCGTGATAGAGGAAGCGGCATCAGCAGGACTTATTTTTCCGATTATTCCGCCCAGTTTAATATTTGTAAAGGCAATGGCGCCTAAAGCAAATACAATTACCAATGATAATACAACACATAATTTTTTCATGGTATACCGTTTTAGTGTAATGTCCGAAATAAATAACACCATTTTGTACAAATAGTTTTAAATAATGAACACCCAAAACATATAATGTACTATAAATTATACACGGATGTAAAATCAATATGTACAATATTACCGCAAATGTTAATTAGTGTTAAAAGATTTCACAGAAAATAGCCTCACGCGTCAGAATTAAGTCACGAAGTTGTGATGATCGGAATATTGGCAATAATGTTGTAATAAGCAGAACATATATGCGTTTTGTATATACTTTAGACAATGATCTAAAGCTTCCTCCGCGGATTAGTTACCCGCCATGAGGATTTCTTCATAAATAGTTTGTTTGGTTTATTATCCGGTTAGAGGAGCCCTCCTCAACCGGATTTTTTCTTTTAAGGCTTTTTCCTTTACATTTGATTGTATTCAGAAAATTTTATCGTGAATAAAAATATTAAAAAGATCGCTATCGTTGGCCCGGAAAGTACGGGAAAATCTACCCTATCTCAGTTGTTGGCAAAACATTATAAAGTTTCGTGGGTGCCAGAATATGCCCGTTATTATTGCGAAAACCTGGTTACGGATTATACGCTGCAGGATGAAGAAAATATGTATTACGGGCAGGTTGCGCTCGAAGATGCTATTTTAGCTGTAACTGAAAGCGATTTTATCATCTGCGATACCACTTTTATTACCGTAAAAATCTGGAGCGATGAAGTGCTTGGCGAAACACCAAAGGTGGTGCTCGATGCTTTGCCTGAAAGGCCGTACGACCTTTACCTGCTAATGGACATCGATTTACCCTGGCAGGATGATCCGCTGCGTGATTTCCCTGATAAACGTGAATATTTTATGCAGGTTTGGCACAGGGAACTGCAGGCGCTTAATGCCAATTATAAAGTTATTGGTGGATCGGGTGATGAAAGAATAGAAAATGCCATTAAAGCGATTGATGATTTTTCGAGCAGATAGGAAATCAAAAAGGATACTTTCATTTTTTTTTGAAA
Proteins encoded:
- a CDS encoding rhodanese-like domain-containing protein codes for the protein MKEISVQELKEKIDNKEDFQLIDVRETFEYEVSNLDGENIPLGGILIEADKVAKDKPVIIQCRSGKRSAAAVMQLEQQYGFDNLYNLKGGILAWQEAFDPNMQVY
- a CDS encoding M20/M25/M40 family metallo-hydrolase, translating into MKKIFLFTLVGMASLQLKAQNIDKIITREYTDHLIKTLSADDMQGRATFTPGIDKAATFIESEFKKIGLQPLTGEKTFRQTFNKYQVANQSTSVKIDGQEIAPENLIVSGVTAESVTLDKSNTIVVKLDPEKPFVAQLRTMMGAGKNQIVLVDSKFADLFNRYRSYFGKPATVDEKDVRATTSAVQVFVLGKDAATDFSATFKSKVTQMPLFNVAGVIPGKSKAKEIVVFSGHYDHLGFLKPVEGDSIANGADDDASGTTAMIALAKYYKAQKNNERTLIFVAFTAEEIGGFGARYFSEKLNPDDVVAMFNIEMIGKDSKFGKNTAFITGYERSDFGKILQKNLAGTEFTFHPDPYPDQNLFYRSDNATLAALGVPAHTISTDKIDIDKLYHSVKDEYSSLDVENILSTIKAIAKSAVTIVNGADTPTRIPKLKQ
- a CDS encoding dipeptide epimerase translates to MKISCKQFELALKHPFSISKFTRTSTPLMLLKIEHEGVAGYGEASMVPYMGESYESANSFLKLVNWDKIQFPFNFEEIIAYLDSLAPGQPAIKAAIDIALNDIQGKLLNKPCYKIYGADPAKMPVTSYTIGIDTPEVIREKLKDAEAFKVIKVKLGRDNDQEIIETIRSMTSVPLYVDANQGWTDKIKAIDLIYWLHNQGVVLIEQPMDKSNLDGNAWLTERSPIPLLADEAVQRLADMDKLRGAYHGINVKLMKSCGMYEGHQMILKARSFGMKVLIGCMSETSCATLAAAALAPLCNWADLDGPWLTKNNPFTDPAFENGKYILKNLPGLGLEGITSDLFL
- a CDS encoding DUF4407 domain-containing protein, which encodes MDNLNRFFWFCSGAHIPTLEKYPSEQNKYTGIGATIFFTGLFAALSGGYAMYFVFKGADLAVIFAIVFGFLWGAAIFNMDRYIVSSINKSASTNKQLLQATPRILLAIMIGMVISRPIELKIFDKEIKERLKVSYLNGQRAKIDTLNKAFEKKYQVEFGRLNLQKATRDSLEKGIKADRQKLNFEIFGNKTTETSGVMGYGPYAKRKEAEITQRTTELDSLKAAINKSESFVDKRKEFDGLFTEKLYTKKQLDSLSDIAGFADRNWALGQLKFNVDGTSDNNTAIAVTFIGLLFIFFECLPVFVKLMSARGPYDYAISDGDEVAIYHSKKDKDFHFEVADNIHETRVDSESTKKKEIIKGKAYRDLEKYDWDGE
- a CDS encoding DUF6358 family protein; protein product: MGKKFALNIFYNLAIILSIFGLVWCYNNHKYIPAAFLVGVACCLFYFKYQLTKELRKSFKEKDPK
- a CDS encoding M14 family zinc carboxypeptidase, which translates into the protein MRKLFVLCLLSMRLKAIAQKTPFELSGKTETTTYTAAISYYENLAKNHPEARLLTYGSTDFGEPLHVLVLSRDKVFDPVQIRKSNKRILLINNGIHPGEPEGVDASMMLARDLLKAGKLPKDVVICIIPLYNIDGSFNRTGTSRANQNGPVAYGFRGNSKNLDLNRDFIKTDSKNSAAFQLIFNTWQPEIFVDTHTSNGADYQYVMTLIPTQKDKLNPILAGYLTKTLVPDLYGDMDKAGYPMIPYVNSIGETPETGITGFIDPPRYSTGYTTLHNTIGFMPETHMLKSYDLRVDATYKLLESYIRIVERDAKIIGENKSKADEAVAAQKEFPLEWKLNKTEVNDLTFKGFEAGQKPSTVSGADRLYYDRSKPYTKTIKEWNKFEPAVSVQKPVAYIIPKAWDRVIALLKLNNVKISELKADQKIVVESYYIGDFKTGTRPYEGHYLHSAVKLNTVKQNLQYYAGDFVVYTNQPVNRYIIETLEPQATDSYFNWNFFDSILDMKEHYSAYVFEDTATELLKNNPELKSKLEAKKSSDPEFAKNGAAQLDFVYKNSDYYEKTHNRYPVARLVTDVKLDLK
- a CDS encoding rhomboid family intramembrane serine protease, which translates into the protein MEYFNIAPVASLIFVFTIITSLYAFYDHSIYGKFMLHPYSVSRGHKVWTVITSGLIHADWMHLFFNMFTFVAFAFTLERLMGSFLFGLLYILALILSDVPTIFKYKENFNYNSLGASGAISAVLFSFILFSPKSGIRILFIPFDIPAYIFGILYLVYCYYASRNSRDGINHDAHFFGALTGLIFTIIFVPGILQNFIAMF